A single Bifidobacterium asteroides DNA region contains:
- a CDS encoding bifunctional [glutamine synthetase] adenylyltransferase/[glutamine synthetase]-adenylyl-L-tyrosine phosphorylase codes for MEDPAQPTTSTLIHLGLHDLDKARVRLDRLARLVDDQALEQTLVQSLDQACDPDEALAGMIRILEQYPQGARPGFLAGSPQENQKGAQSLIRVLGASEAMGRLMRSRPELAEAAALDPDHLADCPAETRQRRVLDALDKVEKNSESSPSLAAYADALRFEYRLQLAAVMARDLAAEDPLELEPSISRALSDMADAALQGALSIACRQVPNADSCRLTVIGMGKLGAQELNYVSDVDLMYLVEPASGADPNGTDLIAVGTAMAVLLQRVCQAVIPGSTEPPLWKVDTALRPEGRDGPLVRRLASYADYYAQWAENWEFQALLKARPVAGDKALGQDYSAMVEPLVWGACQRPNFVYDCQRMRQRVERLIPEDRKEREIKLGQGGLRDVEFTVQMLQLVHGSSDPDLRCPATLDALQALSRGGYISRKHGDQLDHDYRFERVMEHRLQMWQLRRTHLFPKITRSGTLGQRPPSLEELESNRDLRRLARAFGLHADQMLAQYQATRIEVRNLHQAIYFRPMLPINAQVDEDEVSLRPQAARARFASIGFADPDAAIRHVTALTTGVTRSARINRILMPAVLQWLGEGQDPDMGLLGWRTLEEHFGGKSTYLGFLRDSTSAARRLCHVLSNSRYLSGALARSVQSVTWLGHDQDMNPRDRATLDKRAAAYRTRHADSLEEFATAVRAMRRQEIERIGLGWMSGVDDQQACLAGMSDVYDAAINAALDWAVDHRSEQAGAPADLAVIGMGRYGGREVNFNSDADIMLVYRPSSGADQDQAAEFARGVTADLRAVLAGPASLEPGIDLDFDLRPEGRQGPLVRSLDSYQRYYREWSETWEHQALIRARFAAGDAGLAKDFLEGIANPLRYPQQPPNEEELGQIRRLKARMEAERLPRGVRRDRHLKLGRGGLSDVEWTVQLLQLRHAHDLPELQVTGTLTALDALEAAGLIKAKDAKALRRSWVLCTAARNANFLWSGRVSQADILPDDGQVLGGIAVCLGYPAHRGQRFVNELLAAMRRCRQVMERLFYGG; via the coding sequence ATGGAAGATCCGGCGCAACCGACCACTTCGACCCTGATACACCTTGGGCTGCATGACCTGGACAAGGCCCGGGTCCGGCTGGATCGGCTTGCCCGTCTGGTGGACGACCAGGCTCTGGAGCAAACCCTGGTCCAGAGCCTAGACCAGGCCTGTGATCCGGACGAAGCCCTTGCTGGGATGATACGAATTCTGGAGCAGTATCCGCAAGGAGCCCGGCCGGGCTTTCTGGCCGGATCCCCGCAGGAAAACCAAAAGGGAGCCCAGTCGCTGATCAGGGTGTTGGGGGCCTCGGAGGCCATGGGCCGACTGATGCGCTCGCGGCCGGAACTGGCAGAGGCGGCTGCCCTCGACCCCGACCACCTGGCTGACTGCCCGGCGGAAACCAGGCAGAGGCGGGTCCTTGACGCCTTGGATAAGGTGGAGAAGAATTCAGAATCCTCGCCTTCACTGGCGGCCTACGCCGATGCACTGCGGTTCGAATACCGGCTGCAGCTGGCTGCAGTCATGGCCCGCGACCTGGCAGCCGAGGACCCTCTGGAGTTGGAGCCATCAATCAGCAGGGCCCTGTCAGACATGGCCGATGCCGCACTCCAAGGGGCTCTGAGCATTGCCTGCCGTCAGGTCCCCAATGCGGATTCATGCCGTCTGACCGTCATAGGCATGGGCAAGCTGGGCGCCCAGGAGCTCAACTACGTGTCCGACGTGGATCTCATGTACTTGGTGGAGCCGGCTTCGGGGGCGGACCCGAATGGGACTGATCTTATTGCCGTCGGCACTGCCATGGCCGTCCTCCTGCAGCGTGTCTGCCAGGCGGTCATTCCCGGATCGACCGAGCCGCCGCTGTGGAAGGTCGATACTGCCCTGCGGCCCGAGGGACGTGACGGACCCCTGGTGCGCCGTCTGGCCTCTTACGCCGACTACTATGCCCAGTGGGCTGAGAACTGGGAATTCCAGGCCCTGCTCAAGGCCCGTCCTGTCGCTGGCGACAAGGCCCTGGGACAGGACTATTCGGCCATGGTCGAGCCCCTGGTTTGGGGGGCCTGTCAGCGTCCCAACTTCGTCTACGACTGCCAGCGGATGCGCCAGCGTGTGGAGCGGCTGATACCCGAGGACCGCAAGGAGCGCGAAATCAAGCTGGGCCAGGGCGGACTGCGGGATGTGGAATTCACCGTCCAGATGCTCCAGCTGGTCCATGGCTCCAGCGACCCGGATCTGCGTTGTCCGGCCACCTTGGATGCCCTGCAGGCCCTGTCCCGCGGCGGCTACATTTCACGCAAGCACGGCGACCAGCTGGACCATGACTATCGCTTCGAGCGGGTCATGGAGCATCGCCTGCAGATGTGGCAGCTGCGCCGCACCCACCTCTTCCCGAAAATCACCCGTTCAGGCACACTCGGCCAGCGGCCGCCCAGCCTGGAGGAGCTGGAGAGCAACCGCGATCTGAGGCGGCTGGCCCGGGCCTTCGGTCTGCACGCCGACCAGATGCTGGCCCAATACCAGGCCACCAGAATCGAGGTCCGCAACCTTCACCAGGCCATCTATTTCCGTCCCATGCTGCCCATCAATGCCCAGGTGGACGAGGACGAGGTCAGCCTGCGCCCCCAGGCGGCCCGCGCCAGGTTCGCCTCCATCGGCTTCGCCGACCCCGATGCAGCCATTCGTCACGTCACAGCCCTGACCACAGGGGTCACCCGATCGGCGCGCATCAACCGCATCCTCATGCCCGCCGTCCTCCAGTGGCTGGGGGAGGGGCAGGATCCGGACATGGGACTCCTGGGCTGGCGAACCCTTGAGGAGCACTTCGGCGGCAAGAGCACCTACCTGGGATTCCTGCGGGACTCCACCTCGGCCGCCCGCCGCCTCTGCCATGTCCTGTCCAACTCCCGCTATCTGTCCGGCGCCCTGGCCCGGTCCGTCCAGTCGGTGACCTGGCTGGGCCATGACCAGGACATGAACCCCCGTGATCGGGCCACTCTGGACAAGCGCGCCGCAGCCTATCGAACCCGGCATGCGGACTCGCTGGAGGAGTTCGCCACAGCCGTCCGGGCCATGCGCCGACAGGAGATCGAGCGGATCGGGCTGGGCTGGATGAGCGGGGTGGACGATCAGCAGGCCTGCCTGGCGGGCATGTCCGATGTCTACGATGCAGCCATCAATGCAGCCCTGGACTGGGCCGTGGACCACCGCTCGGAACAGGCTGGCGCACCAGCCGATCTGGCCGTGATCGGCATGGGTCGATACGGGGGCAGGGAGGTCAACTTCAACTCGGATGCCGACATCATGCTGGTCTACCGTCCGTCATCAGGCGCCGACCAGGACCAGGCGGCCGAATTCGCACGTGGGGTGACCGCCGACCTGCGGGCCGTCCTGGCTGGACCAGCCAGCCTGGAGCCCGGCATCGACCTGGACTTTGACCTGCGCCCCGAAGGTCGCCAGGGTCCTCTGGTGCGTTCCCTGGACTCCTACCAGCGCTACTACCGCGAATGGTCCGAGACCTGGGAACATCAGGCCCTGATCCGGGCCAGGTTCGCAGCTGGGGACGCCGGCTTGGCCAAGGACTTTCTGGAGGGCATAGCCAATCCGCTCCGCTACCCTCAGCAGCCGCCCAACGAGGAGGAGCTGGGGCAGATCCGCCGTCTCAAGGCCCGGATGGAGGCAGAGCGGCTGCCGCGCGGCGTGCGTCGGGACCGGCATCTGAAGCTGGGCCGGGGAGGGCTGTCTGACGTGGAATGGACGGTTCAGCTCCTCCAGCTGCGTCATGCCCACGATCTGCCTGAGCTGCAGGTCACCGGCACGCTGACCGCCCTGGATGCCCTGGAGGCTGCGGGACTTATCAAGGCCAAGGATGCCAAGGCCCTGCGCCGCAGCTGGGTGCTCTGCACAGCAGCCCGCAACGCCAACTTCCTCTGGTCCGGAAGGGTATCCCAGGCGGACATCCTGCCTGACGACGGACAGGTGCTGGGAGGCATTGCAGTCTGCCTGGGCTACCCGGCCCACCGAGGCCAGCGCTTTGTCAACGAGCTGCTGGCGGCCATGCGCCGCTGCAGGCAGGTCATGGAACGGCTCTTCTACGGCGGCTGA
- the mmsB gene encoding multiple monosaccharide ABC transporter permease, whose protein sequence is MSSPNSNKSTAQAVEQEQAGPGILASLASNARQYGIVGALVVIVVVFEILTKGVLLKPNSFVSLIQQNAYVIILAIGMVMVIIATHIDLSVGSLVAFIGGVCAILMEHMGVNWIVAIGLSLIVGLLIGIWQGFWVAVIGIPGFITTLAGMLIFRGLATVIVGESVPITSAQFRGIARDYLPNILGWWGPFDGLTVVLGLICILAYAWSQIARRRKTLAVGLVPEPKALMTGKIIVAAVVILFVTYLLASSGNENQGGTPIMLVIVAVLVLIYNFILTRTVFGRHVYAVGGNRKAAVLSGINAKRVDFTLFVHMGFLSAVAAICMLSRLASATAQAGMEFEMDAIASCFIGGTAVTGGIGTIPGAVVGAFVMGVINQGLSIMGVDTAIVKTIKGLVLLLAVAIDVMSKRRKS, encoded by the coding sequence ATGAGCTCGCCCAACAGCAACAAGAGCACCGCCCAGGCGGTGGAACAAGAACAGGCAGGACCTGGCATTCTGGCCTCCCTGGCCAGCAACGCCCGGCAGTATGGCATCGTCGGCGCTCTGGTGGTCATCGTGGTCGTCTTCGAAATACTGACTAAGGGGGTGCTGCTCAAACCCAACAGCTTCGTCTCGCTGATCCAGCAGAACGCCTACGTGATCATCCTGGCCATCGGCATGGTCATGGTCATCATCGCCACCCACATTGATTTGTCGGTGGGCTCGCTGGTGGCCTTCATCGGAGGCGTGTGCGCCATCCTCATGGAACATATGGGGGTCAATTGGATCGTGGCCATCGGCCTGTCCTTGATCGTAGGTCTGCTGATCGGCATCTGGCAGGGCTTCTGGGTCGCCGTCATCGGCATTCCAGGATTTATCACCACCCTGGCCGGCATGCTGATCTTCCGTGGTCTGGCCACAGTCATCGTCGGCGAATCCGTGCCCATCACCTCCGCACAGTTCAGGGGGATCGCCCGTGACTACCTGCCCAACATCCTGGGATGGTGGGGCCCCTTCGACGGCCTGACCGTGGTTCTGGGCCTGATCTGCATCCTGGCCTATGCCTGGTCGCAGATTGCCCGCCGCCGCAAGACCCTGGCTGTAGGTCTGGTTCCCGAGCCCAAGGCCTTGATGACCGGCAAGATCATCGTGGCCGCAGTCGTCATCCTCTTCGTGACCTACCTGCTGGCCTCCTCCGGCAATGAGAACCAGGGCGGGACGCCCATAATGCTGGTCATCGTGGCCGTATTGGTCCTGATTTACAACTTCATCCTCACCAGGACCGTCTTCGGCCGACATGTATACGCAGTGGGCGGCAACCGCAAGGCTGCCGTGCTCTCGGGCATCAATGCCAAACGGGTGGACTTCACGCTATTCGTCCACATGGGCTTCCTGTCCGCTGTGGCAGCCATCTGCATGCTTTCACGACTGGCCTCGGCCACCGCCCAGGCTGGTATGGAGTTCGAAATGGACGCTATCGCATCCTGCTTCATCGGCGGCACGGCTGTCACCGGCGGCATCGGCACCATTCCCGGGGCGGTCGTCGGAGCCTTCGTCATGGGTGTGATCAACCAGGGACTGTCCATCATGGGCGTGGACACGGCCATCGTCAAGACCATCAAGGGGCTGGTGCTCCTGCTGGCCGTGGCTATCGACGTCATGTCCAAGCGCCGCAAGAGCTAA
- a CDS encoding sugar ABC transporter ATP-binding protein, with product MSDEDILLRMQGITKTFGPVKALSNVDMDVHKGEIHAICGENGAGKSTLMNVLSGVYPHGSYTGEILFDGKPCRYRTINDSEDDGIVIIHQELALSPFLSIAENIFLGNEQAHNGVMDWDTTRAKASRLLERVGLDEKPDTRVMDLGVGKQQLVEIAKALSKHVRLLILDEPTAALNDDDSDHLLDLVRQLRDQQGVTSILITHKLGEVGQIADGVTILRDGSTVGGMRIDQDHPLDQDLLIQKMVGRELTNLYPEHVPHIGKEVLKVSDWTVHHPQDPSRTVVDHANLVVHEGEIVGLAGLMGAGRTEMAMSIFGRSYGSHISGRIEMHGRQVELPNVQSAIDSGLAYATEDRKVFGLNLLQNIRENASLASLKKMSRHGVMNENLERARVEEYRKDFNIKCSNIDVPVSTLSGGNQQKVVLAKWVISDPDVLILDEPTRGIDVGAKYEIYEIIDRLVDQGKAVVVISSELPELIGICDRIYTVSQGVITNDVERRDFSQEYLMKGMTQEKKGVAAR from the coding sequence ATGTCCGACGAGGACATCTTGTTGCGAATGCAGGGAATCACCAAGACCTTCGGTCCGGTAAAGGCTCTGTCCAATGTCGACATGGATGTGCACAAGGGCGAAATCCATGCCATCTGCGGGGAAAACGGGGCCGGCAAGTCAACCCTGATGAATGTGCTGTCCGGGGTCTACCCTCATGGCAGCTATACCGGCGAAATCCTGTTCGACGGCAAGCCCTGCCGCTACCGGACCATCAATGATTCGGAGGACGACGGCATCGTCATCATCCACCAGGAGCTGGCGCTGAGCCCTTTCCTATCCATTGCCGAGAACATCTTCCTGGGCAATGAGCAGGCCCACAATGGCGTAATGGACTGGGACACGACGAGGGCCAAGGCCTCGCGTCTGTTGGAGCGTGTGGGGCTGGACGAGAAACCCGACACCAGGGTCATGGACCTTGGAGTGGGCAAGCAGCAGCTGGTGGAGATCGCCAAGGCGCTGTCCAAGCACGTCAGGCTGCTGATTCTGGATGAGCCCACAGCCGCCTTGAACGACGATGATTCCGATCATCTGCTGGATCTGGTCAGACAGCTGCGTGACCAGCAGGGAGTGACCAGCATCCTCATCACCCACAAGCTGGGCGAGGTGGGACAGATTGCGGATGGGGTGACCATTCTACGGGATGGCTCCACGGTGGGCGGCATGCGAATCGACCAAGACCACCCGCTGGATCAGGATCTGCTCATCCAGAAGATGGTCGGCCGCGAGCTGACCAACCTCTATCCCGAGCACGTGCCGCACATCGGCAAGGAGGTGCTCAAGGTCAGCGATTGGACTGTCCACCACCCGCAGGATCCCTCCCGCACCGTGGTCGATCATGCCAATCTGGTGGTTCACGAGGGTGAGATCGTCGGATTGGCGGGACTCATGGGTGCTGGTCGCACCGAGATGGCCATGAGCATCTTCGGGCGGTCCTATGGCAGCCATATCAGCGGCAGAATCGAGATGCATGGCCGTCAGGTCGAGCTGCCGAACGTCCAGTCGGCCATCGACTCGGGCCTGGCCTATGCCACTGAGGACCGCAAGGTCTTCGGACTCAACCTGCTGCAGAACATCAGGGAAAACGCCTCCTTGGCTTCGCTCAAGAAAATGAGCCGCCATGGGGTCATGAACGAGAACCTGGAGAGGGCACGGGTGGAGGAGTACCGCAAGGACTTCAACATCAAGTGCAGCAACATCGATGTGCCCGTCTCCACCCTTTCCGGCGGCAACCAGCAAAAGGTCGTGCTGGCCAAGTGGGTGATCTCGGATCCTGATGTGCTCATCCTGGACGAGCCCACCCGAGGCATTGATGTGGGAGCCAAGTACGAGATCTACGAGATCATCGACCGGCTGGTCGACCAGGGCAAGGCTGTGGTGGTCATCTCCTCTGAATTGCCCGAGCTGATCGGCATCTGTGACCGGATTTATACGGTCAGCCAGGGGGTCATCACCAACGACGTGGAGCGCCGGGACTTCTCGCAGGAATATCTGATGAAGGGCATGACCCAGGAAAAGAAGGGAGTGGCAGCCAGATGA
- a CDS encoding sugar ABC transporter substrate-binding protein: MKMMQRTMAAVIGVAMLTGLGACGGSRASSSSQEGGAISKGATIGVSMPTKSEERWNKDGNNLKSKLEKAGYKVVLSFADDKPAQQNADIENMVNKGAKIVVVASKDGTAVGPAVEKAKDAGAKVIAYDRLIMNTKAVDYYATFQLERTGVLEANWLIDQLGLKNGAKGPFNIELFTGSPDDNNAKYFFKGAWELLQPYFKSGVLVSPSQHGGGVTKDFKLSDWQKISVQSWKTEQAQKDMESILDSTYAHGERLDAVLSPYDGISQGVINAIQSKRPDIQPNTDSWPKITGQDAMEISVANISKGLQGQTVFKDVNKLAEAVYDMILEIAQGKKVTGINGTFDNNSIKVPSKLLDPKAITKDNLTDLVKANYLTQARFDQLTK; encoded by the coding sequence ATGAAGATGATGCAACGAACCATGGCGGCAGTCATCGGCGTCGCCATGCTGACCGGACTGGGCGCCTGCGGAGGATCACGTGCCTCCAGTTCCTCCCAGGAGGGAGGGGCGATCAGCAAAGGAGCCACCATCGGCGTGTCCATGCCCACCAAGTCCGAGGAGCGTTGGAACAAGGACGGCAACAACCTCAAGAGCAAACTGGAGAAGGCAGGCTACAAGGTAGTGCTCTCCTTCGCGGATGACAAGCCCGCCCAGCAGAATGCCGACATCGAGAACATGGTCAACAAGGGCGCCAAGATCGTGGTGGTGGCTTCCAAGGACGGCACCGCTGTTGGGCCGGCTGTCGAGAAGGCCAAGGATGCCGGGGCCAAGGTCATCGCCTATGACCGGCTGATCATGAACACCAAGGCCGTTGACTACTATGCGACCTTCCAGCTTGAGCGCACCGGCGTGCTGGAGGCCAACTGGCTGATAGACCAGCTGGGGCTCAAAAACGGAGCCAAGGGTCCATTCAATATTGAGCTCTTTACCGGTTCTCCCGACGACAACAACGCCAAGTACTTCTTCAAGGGCGCCTGGGAGCTGCTTCAGCCCTACTTCAAGTCGGGCGTTCTGGTCAGTCCCTCCCAGCATGGCGGCGGCGTGACCAAGGACTTCAAGCTTTCAGACTGGCAGAAGATCTCCGTCCAATCCTGGAAGACCGAGCAGGCTCAGAAGGATATGGAGTCCATTCTTGATTCGACCTACGCCCATGGCGAGCGTCTGGATGCCGTGCTCAGTCCCTATGACGGCATCAGCCAGGGAGTCATCAACGCCATCCAGTCCAAGAGGCCCGACATCCAGCCCAATACCGACAGCTGGCCCAAGATCACCGGGCAGGACGCCATGGAGATCTCCGTGGCCAACATCTCCAAGGGACTGCAAGGTCAGACCGTCTTCAAGGACGTCAACAAGCTGGCCGAGGCCGTCTACGACATGATCCTCGAAATTGCCCAGGGCAAGAAGGTTACCGGCATCAACGGCACCTTTGACAACAACAGCATCAAGGTACCCTCGAAGCTGCTGGATCCCAAGGCCATCACCAAGGACAACCTGACCGATCTGGTCAAGGCGAACTACCTGACCCAGGCACGATTCGATCAGCTGACCAAGTGA
- a CDS encoding ROK family transcriptional regulator: MAHRLFGSQSSLREANRALLLDTIRKFGAMTQIELAENTGLSTATVSNLVRLMGDQGLLETSSTTRNGRRATLVMLARRKGLGVGLYIGRHEMRLEVVDASHAILAEHDMALPRQHKPDTTLERAMILIKETLTSIGAQSDELVGLGLAMGAPVDCRTHQLAIPGILRGWDKEDLIGTFHEAFQVPVQVDNDANFSAMAELRMGAAVGRRNFVYIHANDGVGAGIVINGDVWRGTTGLAGEIGHVQVDPLGDICICGNRGCLNTVVDESRLVSLLSVTHGNMTLEDLVGNAVKGDPGCRRIVGDAAIRIGNVVADLCNAVDPEVVILGGILSTTEDVFLEPLRETLQRMLFPDAMVPMEVLPARYPITGSALGAAMMAVDSVNEHIDVSNKSAGRSS; the protein is encoded by the coding sequence ATGGCACATCGATTGTTCGGTTCACAGTCCTCATTGCGTGAGGCCAACCGTGCACTATTGCTGGATACGATCCGAAAATTCGGCGCCATGACCCAGATCGAACTGGCTGAAAATACCGGGCTTTCAACGGCAACTGTCTCCAACCTGGTGCGTTTGATGGGCGATCAGGGACTACTGGAGACATCCTCCACCACCAGAAACGGCCGCCGCGCCACCCTGGTCATGCTGGCCCGCCGCAAGGGCCTCGGAGTCGGGCTCTATATCGGCCGTCACGAAATGCGGCTGGAAGTTGTCGACGCCAGCCATGCCATCCTGGCAGAGCATGATATGGCGCTGCCACGGCAGCACAAGCCTGACACAACCCTGGAACGGGCCATGATCCTGATCAAGGAGACGCTGACTTCCATCGGCGCCCAATCGGATGAGCTTGTCGGCCTGGGCCTGGCCATGGGGGCCCCAGTGGACTGCAGAACTCACCAGCTGGCCATTCCCGGCATCCTGCGGGGCTGGGACAAGGAGGATCTGATAGGCACCTTCCATGAGGCCTTCCAGGTGCCGGTCCAGGTGGACAACGATGCCAACTTCTCAGCCATGGCCGAGCTGAGAATGGGCGCGGCAGTCGGCAGACGAAACTTCGTTTACATCCACGCCAATGACGGTGTGGGTGCGGGAATCGTCATCAACGGCGACGTGTGGCGGGGCACCACCGGGCTGGCAGGCGAAATAGGCCATGTCCAGGTGGATCCCTTGGGCGATATCTGCATCTGCGGCAACCGCGGGTGCCTGAATACTGTGGTGGACGAGAGCCGTCTGGTCTCCTTGCTCAGCGTGACACACGGGAACATGACCCTGGAGGATCTGGTGGGCAATGCCGTCAAGGGGGACCCGGGCTGCAGACGGATTGTGGGCGACGCGGCCATCCGCATCGGCAATGTAGTAGCCGATCTGTGCAACGCCGTGGATCCCGAGGTGGTGATTCTGGGAGGCATTCTGAGCACAACCGAAGACGTGTTTCTGGAACCCCTCCGGGAGACCCTTCAGCGCATGCTTTTCCCTGACGCCATGGTTCCCATGGAGGTGCTCCCTGCCCGCTATCCGATTACCGGTTCCGCTTTGGGGGCGGCTATGATGGCTGTCGACAGCGTCAACGAACACATTGATGTGTCCAACAAGTCCGCAGGTCGATCATCGTAG
- a CDS encoding ATP-binding cassette domain-containing protein — protein sequence MHKTAVLMQMDDLCIRFGFVEALKHINLDIRQHEVLAIVGDNGAGKSTLVRILSGLIRPDQGTLLWKGRPTSIPSIRVANQLGIAAVFQGQDFCDNLDVSSNLFLGKELRDRHHRRDDEAMRRRTRQVLQSLSSPIRVGQPMATLSLGQKQTVSIARTLLDNPELILLDEPTASLSVMQSAEVLNYIKRMRSEGRSILMVCHDLPDVFAVSDRIAVMRQGRLVGVLPTAKTSYETVIALISGIDPEDVIQDQEQLDAMARANARVHALRGTRKALPEQS from the coding sequence TTGCATAAAACCGCTGTCTTGATGCAGATGGACGACCTCTGCATCAGGTTCGGGTTCGTTGAGGCCCTCAAACATATCAACCTGGATATCCGCCAACACGAAGTGCTCGCCATCGTAGGCGACAATGGAGCAGGCAAGTCCACACTGGTCAGGATTCTGTCCGGCTTGATCCGACCCGACCAGGGTACCTTGCTCTGGAAGGGCCGACCAACCAGCATTCCCTCGATCAGAGTCGCCAATCAGTTGGGCATTGCAGCCGTTTTCCAGGGGCAGGACTTCTGCGACAACCTGGATGTCTCCTCCAACCTCTTCCTGGGCAAGGAATTGCGCGATCGTCACCATCGGCGTGACGACGAAGCCATGCGTCGGCGCACCCGTCAGGTCCTCCAGTCGCTGTCCTCCCCCATCCGCGTGGGACAACCCATGGCAACCCTTTCCCTGGGGCAAAAACAGACTGTATCGATCGCCAGGACCCTGCTGGACAATCCGGAGCTGATCCTGCTCGACGAGCCGACGGCCTCCTTGTCAGTCATGCAGTCCGCAGAGGTGCTCAACTACATCAAGCGCATGCGTTCCGAGGGGCGCAGCATACTCATGGTCTGCCACGATCTGCCGGACGTTTTCGCGGTTTCCGACCGCATAGCAGTCATGCGCCAGGGACGGCTGGTAGGAGTCCTTCCTACGGCCAAGACATCTTATGAGACTGTAATAGCCTTGATTTCGGGCATTGATCCCGAAGATGTCATACAGGACCAGGAGCAGCTGGATGCCATGGCCAGAGCCAACGCCCGCGTCCACGCCCTGCGCGGCACCAGAAAGGCCTTGCCCGAGCAATCATGA
- the metF gene encoding methylenetetrahydrofolate reductase [NAD(P)H]: MHEPIFSLEVFPPKRDAPVGTIYDTLDGLEGLMPDFISVTYGTGRRSDRTATARIAKTIHTEYGIPAVAHLTAQYADREVIDQALDMFDDAGVAAVLALRGDSVEGREPAGVFDHASDLAAYIRSRRPNLSIYGACYPETHPEAASPEEDIENLRIKVDSGVDHLVSQLFYDNADFLDFLDRARAAGIQVPIEAGIMPITNEGQVRHMSEVCQARIPAAVESILERWGDDRASLREAGIIYASQQIADLVAHGVDGIHLYSMNHSGVTRRIWHNVRHLFHQAGAKEEPVSSQK; encoded by the coding sequence ATGCATGAGCCTATCTTTTCCCTGGAGGTCTTTCCCCCCAAGCGCGATGCCCCGGTGGGCACCATCTATGACACCCTGGATGGGCTGGAAGGGCTGATGCCCGACTTCATCTCGGTGACCTACGGGACCGGCCGGCGCTCGGACCGCACAGCCACGGCCCGCATAGCCAAGACCATCCATACCGAGTACGGCATCCCTGCCGTGGCTCACTTGACCGCCCAGTATGCGGACCGCGAGGTGATCGACCAGGCCCTGGACATGTTCGATGATGCAGGGGTGGCAGCGGTGCTGGCCCTGCGCGGCGACAGCGTGGAGGGCCGCGAGCCCGCCGGAGTCTTCGATCATGCCAGCGACTTGGCCGCCTACATCCGCTCCCGTCGGCCGAACCTGTCGATATACGGGGCCTGTTATCCGGAGACCCATCCTGAGGCCGCCTCGCCCGAGGAGGACATTGAGAATCTGCGGATCAAGGTGGATTCCGGCGTGGATCATCTGGTCTCGCAGCTCTTCTACGACAACGCCGATTTTCTTGACTTCCTGGACCGGGCCCGGGCAGCCGGCATCCAAGTGCCCATCGAGGCCGGCATCATGCCCATCACCAACGAGGGCCAGGTCCGGCACATGAGCGAGGTCTGCCAGGCGCGGATCCCGGCGGCGGTTGAATCCATCCTGGAGCGCTGGGGCGACGACCGGGCCAGCCTGCGCGAGGCGGGCATCATCTACGCCTCACAGCAGATCGCCGACCTGGTGGCCCATGGGGTGGACGGCATCCACCTCTACTCCATGAACCACTCCGGCGTCACCAGGCGCATCTGGCACAACGTCCGCCACCTCTTCCATCAGGCGGGGGCCAAGGAAGAGCCGGTCAGCAGCCAAAAATAA